The genomic DNA TCGATCTCGATGGCGGAGTCGAGGAAGCGGTCGACCAGGACCGGGTGGTCCGGGGACAGCTCCGTCGCCCGGTTGATGTAGTCCTCCAGGCTGGCCTCGTCGTAGACGATCTCCATGCCGCGGCCGCCCAGGACATAGGACGGGCGGACCAGGACCGGGTAGCTGATGCCGTTGGCGACGGCCTTGGCTTCCTCGAAGGTGGTGGCGGTGCCGAAGGCCGGGGCCGGCAGACCGGCGTCGGTGAGGACCTTGCCGAACTCGCCGCGGTCCTCGGCCAGGTCGATGGCCTCCGGGGAGGTGCCGACGACCGGGACGCCGGCGTCGGCAAGCCGCTGCGCCAGGCCGAGCGGGGTCTGGCCGCCGAGCTGGACGATGACGCCGGCGACGGTGCCGGACTCGGACTCGGCGTGGTAGACCTCCATGACGTCCTCGAACGTCAGCGGCTCGAAGTAGAGGCGGTCGGCGGTGTCGTAGTCGGTGGAGACGGTCTCCGGGTTGCAGTTGACCATGACGGTCTCGTAGCCGCGCGCGGAGAGCTCGAGGGCGGCGTGGACGCAGGAGTAGTCGAACTCGATGCCCTGGCCGATGCGGTTCGGGCCGGAGCCCAGAATGATGACCTTCTCGCGGTCGGAGGCTGCGACCTCGGACTCGGCGGCCGGGTCCAGCTCATAGGCGGAGTAGTGGTACGGGGTCTGGGCCTCGAACTCGCCGGCGCAGGTATCGACGGTCTTGAACACCGGCCGGATGCCCAGGGACCAACGCAGCTTGCGCACGCCGTCCTCGCCCGCGAACTCAGGGCGGAGCACGGCGATCTGCTTGTCGGACAGGCCGTAGACCTTGGCGCGGCGCAGCAGCTCCTCGTCGAGGACCGGGGCGGACTCGAGCTCGCTGCGGAACTCGATGAGATTGGCGACCTCGGCCAGGAACCACGGATCGATGTCGCTGGCGTCGAAGACCTCCTCGATGGAGGCGCCCAGGCGCAGCGCGAGTTCGACGTCGTACATCCGGCCGTCGGTGGGGCGGCGCAGGTCCTCGAGAACGGCCTGGACGTCGGTGGCGCGCTCACCGGCGAAGTACTCGTCCGGCTTGGTCCAGAAACCGGACTGCTTCTCCTCCATGGAGCGCATGACCTTGTTGAGGCCGGAGATGTAGTTGCGGCCGATGCTCATGGCCTCGCCGACGGCGGTCATGGAGGTGCCGAGGGTGTCGTCGGCGCCCGGGAACTTCTCGAAGGCGAAGCGCGGGGCCTTGACGATGACGTAGTCCAGGGCCGGCTCGAAGGCGGCCGAGGTGGTGCCGGTGATGTCGTTGGTGACCTCGTCCAGCGTGTAGCCGATGGCGAGCTTGGCGGCCATCTTGGCGATGGGGTAGCCGGTGGCCTTGGAGGCCAGCGCCGAGGAGCGGGACACGCGCGGGTTCATCTCGATGACCACGACGCGGCCGTCGACCGGGTTGATGGCGTACTGGATGTTGCAGCCGCCGGTGTCGACGCCGACCTCGCGGATGATGGCGATGCCCAGGTCGCGCAGCTTCTGGTACTCGCGGTCGGTGAGGGTCAGGGCCGGGGCGACGGTGACGGCGTCGCCGGTGTGGACGCCGACGGCGTCGACGTTCTCGATGGAGGCGATGACGATGACGTTGTCGTCGCTGTCGCGCATGAGCTCGAGCTCGTACTCCTTCCAGCCGAGGATGGATTCCTCGATGAGGACGTTGGCCTCCGGGGAGGCGGCCAGGCCGCCGCCGGCGATGCGCTCGAGGTCCTCGTTGGTGAAGGCGAGCCCGGAGCCGAGACCGCCCATGGTGAAGGAGGGGCGGACCACGACCGGCAGGCCGAGCTCGGCGACGTACTCGTGGACTTCGTCCATGGTGTGGCAGACCTTGGAGCGGGCGGACTCGCCGCCGACCTTGGTGACGATGTCCTTGAACTTCTGGCGGTCCTCGCCACGCTCGATGGCCGGGATGTCCGCGCCGATGAGCTCGACGCCGTACTTCTCGAGGATGCCCAGGCGGTCCAGCTGCATGGCTGCGTTGAGGGCGGTCTGGCCGCCGAGGGTGGCCAGGACGGCGTCGATCTTGTGGCCCTGCTCGGCCTCGCGGATGAAGATCTTCTCGATGTTCTCCGGCACGATCGGCTCGACGTAAGTGTGGTCGGCCAGCTCCGGATCAGTCATGATCGTCGCCGGGTTGGAGTTGATCAGCGTGACGCGAAGGCCCTCCTGCTTGAGGACGCGGCAGGCCTGGGTGCCGGAGTAGTCGAATTCGCAGGCCTGGCCGATGACGATCGGGCCGGAACCGATGACCAGGACGTTGTTGATGTCTGTGCGCTTAGGCATGGTGTTTCTCCCTGAAATCTTTCCTGGTCGGTGTTACTTGTTCGGCGAGTACTGGTCCATCAGTTCGGTGAACTGATCGAACAGCGGGTTGGAGTCGTGCGGGCCGGCGGCGGACTCCGGGTGGTACTGCACGGAGTAGGCCATGCCGTTGTCGAGCGCCACGCCCTCGACGGTCCGGTCGTTGAGGTTGACGTGGGTGACGCGGGCCGGGCCGAAGTCGGTGTCGAAGGTGCCGTCCTCCCCGTCGGTGGTCGACGACTCCGGGGCCGCCAACGCGAAGCCGTGGTTCTGGGAGGTGATGTCGATCTTGCCCGTCACGGTGTTGACGACGGGCACGTTGATGCCGCGGTGGCCGAAGGTCATCTTGTAGGTGTCCAGACCGAGGGCGCGGCCGAGGATCTGGTTGCCGAAGCAGATGCCGAACAGCGGGACTTTGTCCTCGATGATCTGGCGGGTGATGGCGACCATCTCGTCCGCGGTGGCCGGGTCGCCGGGGCCGTTGGAGATGAAGACACCGTCCGGGTGGTACTGCTTGATCTTCTCGACCGGGGTGTTGGCCGGGACGACGACGGTTTCGATGCCGCGCTGGGCGAAGTGGTTCGGGGTCGCGGTCTTGATGCCCATGTCGTAGGCGACGACGGTGTACTTCTTCTCGCCGACGGCCTCGATGGTGTAGGCCGCGTCGGTGGAGACCTCGGTGGCCAGGTCGGCGCCGGTCATGGACGGCTGTGCCTGGACCTCTGCGACGAGGTCCTCGACCGGGCGCTGGGCCTGGTCGCCGGTGAAGATGCCGGCCGCGATGGAGCCCTCGTTGCGCAGGTGGCGCACCAGGGTGCGGGTGTCAACGCCAGCGATGGCGGTGATGCCCTGGGCCTTGAGCTCGTCCTCGAGGGAGCGCTCGGCACGCCAGTTGGAGACGCGCTTGGCCAGGTCGCGGATGACGTAGCCGGCGGCCCAGATCTTACCGTCGCGGGACTCGGAGTCCTCGTCGTTCCAGCCGGTGTTCCCGATCTGCGGGGCGGCCGCGACGATGATCTGGCGGTGGTAGGACGGGTCCGTGAGGGTCTCCTGGTAGCCGGTCATGGCGGTGGTGAAGACGGCCTCGCCGAAGGTGGTGTCGGTGGAGCCGACGGAGACGCCGCGGAAGGTGCGGCCATCGGCGAGCACGAGGATGGCCGGGGTGCGGGTTGCTGTGCCAGAAGTCACGGGGTGGTGCCTTTCGCGTAAAGGTGCAATCGATGCAAATTATTCGTCATAGTGGATTATATGCGCAAACCGGTCAGCGCGTGAACGTCGGCCGACCGCGCAGCAGCGTGGCGGCGACCCGCGTCGAGAAGCTCTCGCCCTCATACGGCGTGTTCTCGGTCTTCGAGGCCAGCTCCTCGCCGTGGACGGTCCACGTCGCGTCTTCGGAGACGTCGACCAGGGTGAGGTTGGCCGGCTCCCCCACCGCAATCGGCCGGCCCTGCCCGGGCAGCTTCGTGATCTCGGCCGGGCGTTCGCTCATGACCTTGGCGACCCAGCGCCAGTCGGCCAGTCCCGGGCGAACGAAGGCCTCGGCGACGACCGCCAGGGAGGTCTCCAGTCCGAGCATGCCCGGCTTGGCGTGGTCGAACTCGACGCACTTGTCCTCGGCGCCGTGCGGGGCATGGTCGGTGGCGACGCAGTCGATGGTGCCGTCGAGCAGGGCGTCACGCAGAACCATCATGTCGCTGTCCTCGCGCAGCGGCGGGTTGACGCGGTAGTTGCCGTCGAAGGTCTCCAGCTTGGCGTCCGTCAGCCACAGGTGGTGCGGGGTGGCCTCGGCGGTGACCGCAACACCCTGCTCCTTGGCCCAGCGAATGAGCTCGACGGTGCCGGCGGTGGACGCGTGGCAGACGTGGATGCGGGCGCCGTAGTCGCGGGCGAGCATGATGTCGCGGGCGACGATGGACTCCTCGGCCACGCGCGGCCAGCCGCGCAGTCCGAGGCGGGCCGCGGTCGGGCCCTCGTGCGCGACGGCGCCCTCCGTGAGGCGGTGGTCCTCGGCGTGCTGCGCCAGCAGGACGTCCAGGCCGGCGGCGTACTCGACCGCGCGACGCATCAGCAGGCTGTCGGTGACGCAGACGCCGTCGTCGGAGAACATCCGCACGCGTGCGTCGGAGCGGGCCATCATGCCGAACTCGGTGAGCGTCTCGCCCGCCAGCCCCTTGGAGATGGAGCCGACCGGGTGGACGTCACACAGTCCGGTGGTCTGTCCCTTGGCCCAGACCGCCTCGGCGATGATCGGCTGATCCGTGGTCGGCAGGGTGTTGGCCATCGTGAACACGGCGGTGAAGCCACCGCGGGCGGCGGCTTCGGAGCCCGTGGCGATGGTCTCGGTGTCCTCCCGACCCGGTTCGCGCAGGTGCACGTGCATGTCGACCAGGCCCGGCAGCAGGACGGCTCCGTCACCCTCGACGACGGTCACCTCGGCGTCGGCCGGCGCGTCGACGTCCGCGCCGATGGCGGCGATGACGCCGTCGACGGCCAGGACGTTGACGGGCTCACCCTCGCCGTAGGGACGGACGCCGGTGACCAGGGTGGTGCCGGTGGCGTCAGCGGTGGCGCCGGTCGGCGGATATGCCAGTTCAGTGCTCATTTACTTCTCCCCTTCCGAACCGGCGAGGACCGAGGAGGCCCTGCCGAGTGTGCCGTCCGACGCGAGCAGCGTGAACAGTACGGCCATACGGACGTGCACGCCGTTGGAGACCTGCTGCAGCACGGCGGCCTTGTCCAGGTCGGCGACGCCGTGGTTGATTTCCATGCCGCGCAGCATCGGGCCCGGGTGCATGACGATCGCGCCCTCCTTCATCGCCGCGGCGCGTGCCTTGCTCAGCCCGTAGAGGGTGGCGTACTCCCGGTGCGTGGGGAAGAAACCGCCGTTCATGCGCTCCTGCTGCACACGCAGCATCATGACGACGTCGGCGTCGGGGATCTCGGCGTCGAAATCCTGGGTGACCCGGACCGGCCAGGTCTCGGCGCCGGTCGGCAGCAGGGTCGGCGGGGCGACCAGCACGATCTCGGCGCCGAGGGTGGACAGCAGGTCGACGTTGGAGCGCACCACCCGGGAGTGGATGCAGTCGCCGACGATGATGACCTTGAGCCCCTCGATCCGGCCGAGGCGCTGACGCATCGTGACCGCGTCGAGCAGCGCCTGGGTCGGGTGCTGGTGGGAGCCGTCGCCGGCGTTGATGACCGACACCTCGGGAAGCCACTGGGAGACCAGCTTGGCTGCGCCCGATGAGGGGTGGCGCATGACGATGGCGTCCGCGCCGATGGCCGCCAGCGTGGCAGCGGTGTCCTTGAGGGACTCCCCCTTCTTCACGCTGGACGAGGAGGCCGAGATGTTGATTACGTCGGCGCTCATCCACTTGCCGGCGGTCTCGAAGGAAGCCCGGGTGCGGGTGGAGTTCTCGTAGAACATGGTGTAGATCGTGCGGCCGCGCAGCGTGGGCAGCTTCTTGATCTGCCGGCCCTCGAGGGCGGCGCGGAAGCTGTCCGCCTCGTCCATCAGGCCGAGGATCTCATCGCGGCTCAGATCCGCGATGGACAAGAGGTTCTTCATCTCGGGCTACTCCTGGGTCTCGTCGCGGGAGACGTCGTCGCGGGTCAGAAGCACGGCGTCGCGGCCGTCGATCTCCGCGCTGAGGACGGAGACGCCCTCGGACCGGGAGGTCGGGATGTTCTTGCCGACATAGTCGGCCCGGATCGGCAGTTCCCGATGGCCGCGGTCGACCAGGACGGCCAGCTGCACGGCGGCCGGACGGCCCTCGTCACGCAGCGCGTCAAGCGCGGCCCGGATGGTGCGGCCGGAGAAAAGGACGTCGTCGACGAGGATGACGGTCGCGTTGTCGATGCCCCCCTCCGGAATTGAGGTGGGCTTCAGGGCGCGATGCGGTCCGCGATTGAGGTCGTCGCGGTAGAGGGTGATGTCGAGCGCGCCCACCGGAACGGTGACGCCGGAGTATTCGGCGATTCGGGCGGCAAGACGTTCGGCCAGGGGCACTCCCCCCGAAGGGATGCCCAGCAGCATGACGTTGGCGGACTCTCCGGCGGTGGAGTCCAGCGCAGTTTTCTCAATGATCTGGTGCGCGATGCGTGCCACGGTGCGTCCGACGTCATCGGCGTCGAGCAATTCAATGCTCGACGTGTGCCGTAACTCGGACTCGTGCTGTGTACTCATCGTGACCTCCTTCCCCGCCTCACAGTGCGGTCTTTAAAGGATGGTGCAGTTGTATGCTCGTTCACAGGTCGTCAGCCGTCATGGTGGCGACTGCCACGATGCTAGCACGGCCGGGGCTCGGCTCCGGATCTCCGGGCTACCCCCGTGCCGCCGGTTGAGTCCCGAGGTGCGGGGAGTCGCGCCCGCGGGACCGGACGGTCGGGCACTAGTGTGGATCTGATCGCCCGGGGTGCCCGCCCCGGGGACCGACAGACACAGGAGTAAGTGAGCAGACCCGTATGAGCCAGCCACACCACCCCGCGGCGGATACGCCGGAGGAGAACTCCGCGACGCCCGAACGCCACCAGGACGGACCCGTCGCGGCCGTCACTCCCGAACGGATCGCGGAAATCCTCACGGCCGAGAACCTCGAGTTCCGCCTCGATTCGGCCCCCGTCGGTG from Corynebacterium guangdongense includes the following:
- the carB gene encoding carbamoyl-phosphate synthase large subunit, which produces MPKRTDINNVLVIGSGPIVIGQACEFDYSGTQACRVLKQEGLRVTLINSNPATIMTDPELADHTYVEPIVPENIEKIFIREAEQGHKIDAVLATLGGQTALNAAMQLDRLGILEKYGVELIGADIPAIERGEDRQKFKDIVTKVGGESARSKVCHTMDEVHEYVAELGLPVVVRPSFTMGGLGSGLAFTNEDLERIAGGGLAASPEANVLIEESILGWKEYELELMRDSDDNVIVIASIENVDAVGVHTGDAVTVAPALTLTDREYQKLRDLGIAIIREVGVDTGGCNIQYAINPVDGRVVVIEMNPRVSRSSALASKATGYPIAKMAAKLAIGYTLDEVTNDITGTTSAAFEPALDYVIVKAPRFAFEKFPGADDTLGTSMTAVGEAMSIGRNYISGLNKVMRSMEEKQSGFWTKPDEYFAGERATDVQAVLEDLRRPTDGRMYDVELALRLGASIEEVFDASDIDPWFLAEVANLIEFRSELESAPVLDEELLRRAKVYGLSDKQIAVLRPEFAGEDGVRKLRWSLGIRPVFKTVDTCAGEFEAQTPYHYSAYELDPAAESEVAASDREKVIILGSGPNRIGQGIEFDYSCVHAALELSARGYETVMVNCNPETVSTDYDTADRLYFEPLTFEDVMEVYHAESESGTVAGVIVQLGGQTPLGLAQRLADAGVPVVGTSPEAIDLAEDRGEFGKVLTDAGLPAPAFGTATTFEEAKAVANGISYPVLVRPSYVLGGRGMEIVYDEASLEDYINRATELSPDHPVLVDRFLDSAIEIDVDALCDGTDVYLGGVMEHIEEAGIHSGDSACSLPPMSLGPEDIEKVRRSTEALAHGIGVKGLMNIQFALKDDILYVIEANPRASRTVPFVSKATGVHLAKAASRIMMGATIEELKAEGMIPTDYDGGSLPIDHPITVKEAVLPFSRFHRPDGSMLDTILGPEMKSTGEVMGIADSFGAAYAKAEAGAFGALPTEGTIFVSVANRHKRDMMLPMMTLARLGFRVLSTAGTAQMLRRNGIECEIVAKASEVREGSAETSIVDMILAGEVDLILNTPAGSAGARHDGYDIRAAAVTASVPLVTTVQGVTAAVQGIEALRAGGFEVRALQELDHTPAGGLR
- the carA gene encoding glutamine-hydrolyzing carbamoyl-phosphate synthase small subunit, whose product is MTSGTATRTPAILVLADGRTFRGVSVGSTDTTFGEAVFTTAMTGYQETLTDPSYHRQIIVAAAPQIGNTGWNDEDSESRDGKIWAAGYVIRDLAKRVSNWRAERSLEDELKAQGITAIAGVDTRTLVRHLRNEGSIAAGIFTGDQAQRPVEDLVAEVQAQPSMTGADLATEVSTDAAYTIEAVGEKKYTVVAYDMGIKTATPNHFAQRGIETVVVPANTPVEKIKQYHPDGVFISNGPGDPATADEMVAITRQIIEDKVPLFGICFGNQILGRALGLDTYKMTFGHRGINVPVVNTVTGKIDITSQNHGFALAAPESSTTDGEDGTFDTDFGPARVTHVNLNDRTVEGVALDNGMAYSVQYHPESAAGPHDSNPLFDQFTELMDQYSPNK
- a CDS encoding dihydroorotase; this encodes MSTELAYPPTGATADATGTTLVTGVRPYGEGEPVNVLAVDGVIAAIGADVDAPADAEVTVVEGDGAVLLPGLVDMHVHLREPGREDTETIATGSEAAARGGFTAVFTMANTLPTTDQPIIAEAVWAKGQTTGLCDVHPVGSISKGLAGETLTEFGMMARSDARVRMFSDDGVCVTDSLLMRRAVEYAAGLDVLLAQHAEDHRLTEGAVAHEGPTAARLGLRGWPRVAEESIVARDIMLARDYGARIHVCHASTAGTVELIRWAKEQGVAVTAEATPHHLWLTDAKLETFDGNYRVNPPLREDSDMMVLRDALLDGTIDCVATDHAPHGAEDKCVEFDHAKPGMLGLETSLAVVAEAFVRPGLADWRWVAKVMSERPAEITKLPGQGRPIAVGEPANLTLVDVSEDATWTVHGEELASKTENTPYEGESFSTRVAATLLRGRPTFTR
- a CDS encoding aspartate carbamoyltransferase catalytic subunit → MKNLLSIADLSRDEILGLMDEADSFRAALEGRQIKKLPTLRGRTIYTMFYENSTRTRASFETAGKWMSADVINISASSSSVKKGESLKDTAATLAAIGADAIVMRHPSSGAAKLVSQWLPEVSVINAGDGSHQHPTQALLDAVTMRQRLGRIEGLKVIIVGDCIHSRVVRSNVDLLSTLGAEIVLVAPPTLLPTGAETWPVRVTQDFDAEIPDADVVMMLRVQQERMNGGFFPTHREYATLYGLSKARAAAMKEGAIVMHPGPMLRGMEINHGVADLDKAAVLQQVSNGVHVRMAVLFTLLASDGTLGRASSVLAGSEGEK
- the pyrR gene encoding bifunctional pyr operon transcriptional regulator/uracil phosphoribosyltransferase PyrR, with the protein product MSTQHESELRHTSSIELLDADDVGRTVARIAHQIIEKTALDSTAGESANVMLLGIPSGGVPLAERLAARIAEYSGVTVPVGALDITLYRDDLNRGPHRALKPTSIPEGGIDNATVILVDDVLFSGRTIRAALDALRDEGRPAAVQLAVLVDRGHRELPIRADYVGKNIPTSRSEGVSVLSAEIDGRDAVLLTRDDVSRDETQE